A DNA window from Theobroma cacao cultivar B97-61/B2 chromosome 5, Criollo_cocoa_genome_V2, whole genome shotgun sequence contains the following coding sequences:
- the LOC18600461 gene encoding putative protease Do-like 14 isoform X3 has translation MCSFCQRNASVSCSRSSLIRIVSIGTAGSGLLYWNTNPDSETTVKLSIPVPLREHLSFQWRRPFLSSYHWEIGNLPLFSSRVSAAPAGDTTKEAPVAVGDDKKPCCGCLSRDSIANAAAKVGPAVVNLSVPQGIYGITTGRSIGSGTIIDADGTILTCAHVVVEFQGMRSTIKGKVDVTLQDGRTFEGTVVNADLHSDIAIVKIKSKTPLPTAKFGSSSNLRPGDWVIAMGCPLSLQNTITAGIVSCVDRKSSDLGLGGMRREYLQTDCAINAGNSGGPLVNIDGEIVGVNIMKVVAADGLSFAVPVDSVSKIIEHFKNSGRVIRPWLGLKMLDLNEMIIAQLRERDAKFPKIEKGILVPMVTPGSPADLAGFRPSDVVVEFDGKPVESIKEIVEIMDDRIGKPLKVVVKRANDEEVMLTVIPEEANPDM, from the exons ATGTGTTCATTTTGTCAGAGAAACGCTTCCGTTTCTTGTAGCAGATCCTCGCTAATTCGGATCGTTTCCATTGGCACTGCGGGTTCGGGTCTTCTTTATTGGAATACGAACCCAGATTCCG AAACAACTGTGAAGCTGTCAATTCCTGTACCATTGCGTGAACACCTTTCATTTCAATGGCGCCGGCCGTTTCTTTCCTCTTATCATTGGGAAATTG GAAATTTGCCattgttttcatcaagagttaGTGCTGCTCCAGCTGGGGATACTACAAAAGAAGCCCCAGTAGCGGTTGGGGATGATAAAAAACCATGTTGTGGATGTTTAAGTAGAGATTCTATTGCAAATGCAGCTGCAAAGGTTGGTCCTGCTGTTGTCAATCTGTCTGTCCCACAAG GTATCTATGGGATTACAACTGGAAGGAGTATTGGTTCTGGAACTATTATTGATGCAGATGGTACAATTTTAACATGTGCGCATGTTGTGGTTGAATTTCAAGGCATGCGATCCACAATCAAGGGGAAG GTTGATGTGACTTTGCAAGATGGCCGAACGTTTGAGGGTACAGTAGTGAATGCTGATTTACATTCTGATATTGCAATTGTCAAGATCAAATCTAAAACTCCACTTCCAACTGCAAAATTTGGTTCGTCAAGCAATCTTCGTCCTGGGGACTGGGTGATAGCCATGGGTTGCCCTCTTTCCCTTCAGAATACTATTACAGCGGGTATTGTGAG TTGTGTTGATCGTAAAAGCAGTGATTTGGGTCTAGGAGGGATGCGTAGAGAGTATTTGCAAACGGATTGTGCAATCAACGCG GGAAATTCTGGTGGCCCCCTTGTTAATATTGATGGGGAGATCGTTGGAGTTAATATTATGAAAGTGGTAGCTGCAGATGGATTGAGTTTTGCTGTACCGGTTGACTCGGTTTCCAAAATTATAGAGCATTTCAAGAATAGTGG GAGAGTTATTCGGCCTTGGCTTGGATTGAAAATGCTTGATCTTAATGAGATGATCATTGCTCAGCTTAGAGAAAGAGATGCCAAATTCCCTAAAATTGAGAAAGGCATTCTTGTACCTATG GTAACCCCAGGTTCCCCAGCTGATCTAGCTGGATTCCGTCCAAGTGATGTTGTTGTTGAATTTGATGGGAAACCGGTTGAAAGTATCAAGGAG ATTGTTGAGATAATGGATGATAGAATCGGGAAACCTTTGAAGGTTGTTGTGAAAAGAGCAAATGATGAAGAGGTGATGTTGACTGTGATCCCAGAGGAGGCCAATCCAGATATGTGA
- the LOC18600460 gene encoding autophagy-related protein 18a, producing MSSSGETLPQSDPDSSPGPTQARNQNPLTIHHVSFNQDNTCFSAATDCGFLVFSTEPYGPQFRRDFNAGLSLVSMLFRFQLFALVGSSPSPAAANTNADTKALLWDDNVSRCVGELSFRSPIRSLRLRRDTIVVALLHKIYVYNLSDFKLLHQLETTSNPKGLCEVSQVTGPMVLVCPGLQKGAVRVENYGSKRSTFINAHSSNITCLALSYDGRVLATASTKGTLIRVFNALDGTLIQEVRRGADRAEIFSLAFSSTAQWLAVSSDKGTVHVFSLKVDSVVLGNDRSSSASESPLSNQSALSSLSILKGVLPKYFSSEWSVAQFRLPEGTHYIVAFGQQKNTVMIIGMDGSFLRCKFDPVNGGQMTQLEGHNFLKPEETFSKSD from the exons ATGTCGTCCTCCGGCGAGACCCTTCCCCAATCCGACCCGGACTCGTCTCCGGGTCCAACCCAAGCCCGAAACCAGAACCCATTAACCATCCACCACGTCTCCTTCAACCAAGACAACACCTGCTTCTCCGCGGCCACCGACTGTGGCTTCCTCGTCTTCAGCACCGAACCTTATGGCCCTCAATTTCGTCGCGACTTCAACGCCGGTCTTTCCCTCGTCTCCATGCTCTTCCGCTTCCAACTCTTCGCCCTCGTGGGCTCCTCTCCCTCCCCCGCCGCCGCCAACACGAACGCCGACACCAAAGCCCTCCTTTGGGACGACAACGTCTCCCGCTGCGTCGGCGAGCTCTCCTTTCGTTCCCCAATCCGCTCCCTCCGCCTCCGCCGCGACACAATCGTCGTCGCCCTCCTCCACAAAATCTACGTCTACAACTTGTCGGACTTCAAACTGTTGCACCAGCTCGAAACGACGTCGAATCCGAAGGGGTTGTGCGAGGTTTCGCAGGTGACTGGACCCATGGTGTTGGTCTGCCCGGGGTTGCAGAAGGGAGCAGTGAGAGTGGAGAATTATGGAAGTAAAAGGTCTACATTTATAAATGCTCATAGTTCGAACATCACGTGCTTGGCTTTGTCTTATGATGGCAGGGTCTTGGCCACGGCTAGTACTAAAGGAACTTTGATTAGAGTTTTTAATGCTTTGGATGGGACATTGATTCAAGAG GTAAGGAGAGGGGCAGACCGAGCAGAGATATTCAGCCTTGCTTTCTCTTCCACTGCCCAGTGGCTAGCTGTCTCAAGTGACAAAGGAACGGTCCATGTCTTCAGCCTCAAGGTTGATTCTGTAGTTTTAGGGAATGATAGGTCAAGCAGTGCATCTGAATCACCTCTTTCTAATCAATCAGCTTTATCATCCCTTTCTATTTTAAAAG GTGTATTGCCAAAGTATTTCAGCTCAGAGTGGTCAGTGGCTCAATTTCGGCTGCCTGAAGGCACACACTACATTGTTGCCTTTGGACAACAAAAAAACACAGTCATGATTATTGGCATGGATGGAAG CTTCCTTCGATGCAAGTTTGACCCAGTGAATGGTGGACAGATGACTCAACTTGAAGGTCACAATTTTTTAAAGCCAGAAGAAACATTTTCGAAGTCAGACTGA
- the LOC18600462 gene encoding putative protease Do-like 14 — MFSSRVSPAAAGDTKKEAPVAVGDGKKPCCGCLGRDSIANAAAKVGPAVVNLSVSQGIYGISTRRNICSGTIIDADGTILTCAHVVADFQGMRSTINGKVDVTLQDGRKFEGRVVNVDLHSDIAIVKMKSKTPLPTAKLGSSSNLRPGDWVIAMGCPLSLQNTITVGIVSCVDRASSDLGLGGMHREYLQTDCAMNMGNSGGPLVNLDGEIVGVNIMKMAAADGLSFAVPVDSVFKIIEHFKNSWRVFRPWLGLTMVDLNEMNIAQLRERGDQFPKVEKGILVPMVSLCSPADRAGLRPGDVVVKFDGKPVESMTEIVPIMENKIGKPLKVVVKRANDEEILRKKAIEQKHWKVNCMQSSQFKFALNFGQDHRYSYIYLSPNLHSS, encoded by the exons ATGTTTTCATCCAGAGTTAGTCCTGCTGCAGCTGGGGATACTAAAAAAGAAGCCCCAGTAGCGGTTGGAGATGGTAAAAAACCATGTTGTGGATGTTTAGGTAGAGATTCTATTGCCAATGCAGCTGCAAAGGTTGGCCCTGCTGTTGTCAATCTGTCTGTCTCTCAAG GTATCTATGGGATTTCAACTCGAAGGAATATTTGCTCTGGAACTATTATTGATGCAGATGGTACAATTTTAACATGTGCTCATGTTGTGGCTGATTTTCAAGGCATGCGATCCACAATCAATGGGAAG GTTGATGTGACTTTGCAAGATGGCCGAAAGTTTGAGGGTAGAGTAGTGAATGTTGATTTACATTCTGATATTGCAATTGTCAAGATGAAATCTAAAACTCCACTTCCAACTGCAAAACTTGGTTCTTCAAGCAATCTTCGCCCTGGGGACTGGGTGATAGCCATGGGTTGCCCTCTTTCCCTTCAGAATACTATTACAGTGGGTATTGTGAG TTGTGTTGATCGTGCAAGCAGTGATTTGGGTCTAGGAGGGATGCACAGAGAGTATTTGCAAACGGATTGTGCAATGAATATG GGAAACTCTGGTGGCCCCCTTGTTAATCTTGATGGAGAGATTGTTGGAgttaatattatgaaaatggCTGCTGCAGATGGACTGAGTTTTGCTGTACCTGTTGACTCggttttcaaaattatagAGCATTTCAAGAATAGTTG GAGAGTTTTTCGGCCTTGGCTCGGATTGACAATGGTTGATCTTAATGAGATGAATATTGCTCAGCTTAGAGAAAGAGGTGACCAATTTCCTAAAGTTGAGAAAGGCATTCTTGTACCTATG GTATCCCTATGTTCCCCAGCTGATCGTGCTGGACTCCGTCCAGGTGATGTTGTTGTTAAATTTGATGGGAAACCTGTTGAAAGTATGACAGAG ATTGTTCCGATAATGGAAAATAAAATCGGGAAACCTTTGAAGGTTGTTGTGAAAAGAGCAAATGATGAAGAG ATTTTGAGAAAGAAAGCAATAGAGCAAAAACACTGGAAAGTCAATTGTATGCAATCTTCACAGTTTAAATTTGCTTTAAACTTTGGGCAGGATCATAGATATTCATACATTTATTTGAG CCCAAATCTACATTCTTCGTGA
- the LOC18600457 gene encoding acyl-CoA-binding domain-containing protein 4, with translation MATMARASSGLAYPERFYSAASYAGFDGSPSSNNKDISSRFSNDVALILYALYQQATVGPCNVPKPSSWSPVEQSKWKSWQQLGNMVSTEAMRLFVKILEEEEPGWYSRASNPVSEPVIDVQMNHNSKVEPIIENGNSFAETKTISAENGSLMETQDKDVVLEGLGSVVVYDQWIAPPITGQPPKARYEHGAAVVQDKMYVYGGNHNGRYLCDLHVLDLRSWTWSKIDAKVGPESVESPSPVNMAPCAGHSLIPWENKLLSIAGHTKDPSETIHVKSFDLQTGTWSMLKTYGKAPVSRGGQSVTLVGTTLVIFGGQDAKRTLLNDLYILDLETMTWDEIDAVGVPPSPRSDHAAAVHAERYLLIFGGGSHATCFNDLHVLDLQAMEWSRPTQQGEIPTPRAGHAGVTVGENWFIAGGGDNKSGASETVVLNMFTLVWSVVTSVKGRVPLASEGLSLVVGSLNGEDILISFGGYNGRYNSEVNVLKPSHKSTLQSKIMEAPVPDSVSAVHNATNPTRDLESEFEVGQEGKIREIVVDNVDSEPMKSKGEETSERIIATLKVEKEELESSLNKEKLQSLQLKQELAEAEARNTELYKELQSVRGQLAAEQSRCFKLEVDVAELRQKLQTMETLQKELELLQRQKAASEQAALNAKRQGSGGVWGWLSGSPPQNAADDA, from the exons atggCGACGATGGCGAGGGCAAGCTCTGGCCTCGCGTACCCGGAACGATTCTACTCGGCCGCTTCCTACGCTGGCTTCGACGGATCTCCTAGTTCCAACAACAAAGACATCAGCTCCAGGTTCTCCAACGACGTCGCTTTGATCCTCTACGCATTGTACCAGCAG GCTACTGTAGGTCCTTGTAATGTTCCGAAACCGAGTTCATGGAGTCCTGTGGAACAAAGCAAATGGAAAAG CTGGCAGCAGCTTGGAAACATGGTTTCTACAGAAGCTATGCGTCTCTTTGTGAAAATATTGGAG GAAGAAGAACCAGGATGGTATTCAAGGGCATCTAACCCTGTTTCGGAGCCTGTTATAGATGTGCAAATGAAT CATAATTCAAAAGTTGAGCCTATCATCGAGAATGGGAATTCTTTTGCTGAGACAAAGACCATTTCTGCTGAAAATGGAAGCCTGATGGAAACTCAGGACAAAGATGTTGTATTGGAAGGCCTTGGTTCGGTTGTTGTATATGATCAATGGATTGCACCTCCAATAACTGGTCAGCCTCCTAAAGCCCGATATGAG CATGGAGCAGCCGTTGTTCAGGATAAGATGTATGTATATGGTGGAAACCACAATGGTCGATACCTATGTGACCTTCAT GTTCTAGATTTGAGAAGTTGGACTTGGTCAAAGATTGATGCGAAGGTTGGACCCGAGTCAGTGGAATCGCCTTCTCCAGTAAACATGGCCCCATGTGCTGGTCATTCATTG ATACCATGGGAGAACAAGCTTCTTTCAATTGCTGGCCATACAAAGGATCCTTCTGAAACTATCCACG TGAAGTCATTTGATCTGCAAACTGGTACATGGTCAATGTTAAAGACTTATGGCAAAGCACCG GTCTCTCGTGGAGGTCAATCTGTGACCCTTGTTGGAACAACCTTAGTGATATTTGGTGGACAGGATGCAAAGCGAACACTCTTGAATGATCTATATATACTTGATCTTGAAACTATGACCTGGGATGAAATTGATGCTGT GGGGGTACCTCCATCACCAAGATCTGATCATGCTGCTGCTGTACATGCTGAACGTTACCTTCTTATTTTTGGTGGGGGTTCACATGCTACTTGCTTCAATGATTTGCATGTCCTTGATTTGCAAGCT ATGGAATGGTCTAGACCCACACAACAAGGTGAGATACCAACTCCTAGAGCTGGTCATGCAGGTGTGACAGTTGGGGAGAACTGGTTTATTGCTGGCGGTGGAGACAATAAAAGCG GGGCATCAGAAACTGTTGTCCTTAATATGTTCACCCTCGTATGGTCAGTTGTGACATCAGTTAAAGGACGTGTTCCTCTTGCTAGTGAG GGCTTGAGTCTGGTTGTGGGCTCCCTCAATGGTGAAGATATACTTATATCTTTTGGAGGATATAATGGGCGTTACAACAGTGAG GTTAATGTTCTTAAGCCAAGTCACAAGTCAACCTTGCAATCAAAGATAATGGAGGCTCCTGTTCCTGATAGTGTTTCTGCAGTGCATAATGCCACAAATCCTACCAGAGATTTGGAGTCTGAGTTTGAAGTTGGTCAAGAAGGAAAAATACGAGAAATTGTTGTGGATAATGTTGACTCAGAGCCCATG AAATCCAAAGGTGAGGAGACCAGTGAGCGTATTATAGCAACACTCAAGGTGGAGAAGGAAGAGCTGGAATCATCACTCAACAAGGAGAAGTTGCAGTCGCTCCAGCTAAAGCAAGAACTAGCTGAAGCTGAGGCTCGAAACACAGAATTGTACAAG GAGCTCCAATCTGTACGTGGTCAACTTGCTGCCGAGCAGTCAAGATGTTTCAAATTAGAG GTTGATGTTGCGGAGCTGCGGCAGAAGCTTCAGACGATGGAAACACTACAAAAGGAACTCGAACTCCTGCAGCGACAAAAAGCTGCATCTGAACAAGCTGCCTTAAATGCAAAGAGGCAGGGCTCAGGTGGCGTATGGGGTTGGCTGTCAGGAAGCCCTCCACAAAACGCTGCCGACGATGCCTGA
- the LOC18600461 gene encoding putative protease Do-like 14 isoform X2 yields the protein MIRLLRNASVSCSRSSLIRIVSIGTAGSGLLYWNTNPDSETTVKLSIPVPLREHLSFQWRRPFLSSYHWEIVYVLYAFVGNLPLFSSRVSAAPAGDTTKEAPVAVGDDKKPCCGCLSRDSIANAAAKVGPAVVNLSVPQGIYGITTGRSIGSGTIIDADGTILTCAHVVVEFQGMRSTIKGKVDVTLQDGRTFEGTVVNADLHSDIAIVKIKSKTPLPTAKFGSSSNLRPGDWVIAMGCPLSLQNTITAGIVSCVDRKSSDLGLGGMRREYLQTDCAINAGNSGGPLVNIDGEIVGVNIMKVVAADGLSFAVPVDSVSKIIEHFKNSGRVIRPWLGLKMLDLNEMIIAQLRERDAKFPKIEKGILVPMVTPGSPADLAGFRPSDVVVEFDGKPVESIKEIVEIMDDRIGKPLKVVVKRANDEEVMLTVIPEEANPDM from the exons ATGATTCGTTTATTG AGAAACGCTTCCGTTTCTTGTAGCAGATCCTCGCTAATTCGGATCGTTTCCATTGGCACTGCGGGTTCGGGTCTTCTTTATTGGAATACGAACCCAGATTCCG AAACAACTGTGAAGCTGTCAATTCCTGTACCATTGCGTGAACACCTTTCATTTCAATGGCGCCGGCCGTTTCTTTCCTCTTATCATTGGGAAATTG TTTATGTTTTGTATGCATTTGTAGGAAATTTGCCattgttttcatcaagagttaGTGCTGCTCCAGCTGGGGATACTACAAAAGAAGCCCCAGTAGCGGTTGGGGATGATAAAAAACCATGTTGTGGATGTTTAAGTAGAGATTCTATTGCAAATGCAGCTGCAAAGGTTGGTCCTGCTGTTGTCAATCTGTCTGTCCCACAAG GTATCTATGGGATTACAACTGGAAGGAGTATTGGTTCTGGAACTATTATTGATGCAGATGGTACAATTTTAACATGTGCGCATGTTGTGGTTGAATTTCAAGGCATGCGATCCACAATCAAGGGGAAG GTTGATGTGACTTTGCAAGATGGCCGAACGTTTGAGGGTACAGTAGTGAATGCTGATTTACATTCTGATATTGCAATTGTCAAGATCAAATCTAAAACTCCACTTCCAACTGCAAAATTTGGTTCGTCAAGCAATCTTCGTCCTGGGGACTGGGTGATAGCCATGGGTTGCCCTCTTTCCCTTCAGAATACTATTACAGCGGGTATTGTGAG TTGTGTTGATCGTAAAAGCAGTGATTTGGGTCTAGGAGGGATGCGTAGAGAGTATTTGCAAACGGATTGTGCAATCAACGCG GGAAATTCTGGTGGCCCCCTTGTTAATATTGATGGGGAGATCGTTGGAGTTAATATTATGAAAGTGGTAGCTGCAGATGGATTGAGTTTTGCTGTACCGGTTGACTCGGTTTCCAAAATTATAGAGCATTTCAAGAATAGTGG GAGAGTTATTCGGCCTTGGCTTGGATTGAAAATGCTTGATCTTAATGAGATGATCATTGCTCAGCTTAGAGAAAGAGATGCCAAATTCCCTAAAATTGAGAAAGGCATTCTTGTACCTATG GTAACCCCAGGTTCCCCAGCTGATCTAGCTGGATTCCGTCCAAGTGATGTTGTTGTTGAATTTGATGGGAAACCGGTTGAAAGTATCAAGGAG ATTGTTGAGATAATGGATGATAGAATCGGGAAACCTTTGAAGGTTGTTGTGAAAAGAGCAAATGATGAAGAGGTGATGTTGACTGTGATCCCAGAGGAGGCCAATCCAGATATGTGA
- the LOC18600458 gene encoding protein SRC2 homolog yields the protein MEFRPLEINVISGKDLKDVNLFTKMDVYAVVSINGDHRTSQKTPVDKDCGSNPKWNYTMRFTVDEANARQNRLNLVFRLKSERQLGDKDIGVVQVPIKELLDHNNADEKVEQNVSYSVRLPNGKAKGVLDFSYKFGEKFSKPVPQPPVPGAEAMYVDKHGEKPAMAYPPPPVGYPGPSSGHPPPPPAGAYPPPPHGMAGYPYPPPGGAYQPYGYPAPGYGYPGYPPAAQVGYGYPPVQKPQKPKKSGMGAGLGLGLAGGLLGGMLIGDMVGDAYEAGIEDGLDFDF from the coding sequence ATGGAGTTTAGGCCCTTGGAGATTAATGTAATCTCAGGCAAGGACCTGAAGGACGTCAATCTGTTCACCAAGATGGACGTGTATGCTGTGGTTTCAATCAATGGCGATCATCGTACGTCGCAGAAGACTCCTGTCGACAAAGACTGTGGCTCCAACCCCAAGTGGAATTACACCATGAGGTTCACCGTGGACGAAGCTAACGCCCGACAGAACCGGCTTAACCTCGTGTTCCGTCTGAAATCCGAACGTCAGCTTGGAGACAAAGATATCGGTGTTGTCCAAGTGCCCATCAAGGAGCTGCTCGATCACAACAACGCGGACGAGAAGGTTGAGCAGAATGTAAGCTACAGCGTCAGGTTGCCTAACGGCAAGGCAAAGGGTGTCCTGGATTTCTCTTACAAGTTCGGAGAGAAGTTCAGCAAACCTGTTCCGCAACCTCCAGTTCCAGGGGCTGAAGCCATGTACGTAGACAAACATGGGGAGAAGCCAGCCATGGCGTATCCACCGCCACCGGTTGGTTATCCAGGACCAAGCTCCGGACACCCTCCTCCTCCTCCGGCAGGAGCATATCCACCACCGCCCCATGGGATGGCAGGCTACCCCTATCCTCCACCCGGTGGTGCATATCAACCGTACGGATATCCCGCTCCAGGTTATGGATATCCAGGATATCCTCCTGCAGCTCAGGTTGGATATGGTTACCCTCCAGTGCAGAAGCCGCAAAAGCCCAAGAAGAGTGGCATGGGAGCAGGGTTGGGGTTGGGGTTGGCTGGTGGATTGTTGGGTGGAATGTTGATTGGTGATATGGTTGGAGATGCCTATGAGGCTGGTATTGAAGATGGGCTTGATTTTGATTTCTAA
- the LOC18600461 gene encoding putative protease Do-like 14 isoform X1 — translation MCSFCQRNASVSCSRSSLIRIVSIGTAGSGLLYWNTNPDSETTVKLSIPVPLREHLSFQWRRPFLSSYHWEIVYVLYAFVGNLPLFSSRVSAAPAGDTTKEAPVAVGDDKKPCCGCLSRDSIANAAAKVGPAVVNLSVPQGIYGITTGRSIGSGTIIDADGTILTCAHVVVEFQGMRSTIKGKVDVTLQDGRTFEGTVVNADLHSDIAIVKIKSKTPLPTAKFGSSSNLRPGDWVIAMGCPLSLQNTITAGIVSCVDRKSSDLGLGGMRREYLQTDCAINAGNSGGPLVNIDGEIVGVNIMKVVAADGLSFAVPVDSVSKIIEHFKNSGRVIRPWLGLKMLDLNEMIIAQLRERDAKFPKIEKGILVPMVTPGSPADLAGFRPSDVVVEFDGKPVESIKEIVEIMDDRIGKPLKVVVKRANDEEVMLTVIPEEANPDM, via the exons ATGTGTTCATTTTGTCAGAGAAACGCTTCCGTTTCTTGTAGCAGATCCTCGCTAATTCGGATCGTTTCCATTGGCACTGCGGGTTCGGGTCTTCTTTATTGGAATACGAACCCAGATTCCG AAACAACTGTGAAGCTGTCAATTCCTGTACCATTGCGTGAACACCTTTCATTTCAATGGCGCCGGCCGTTTCTTTCCTCTTATCATTGGGAAATTG TTTATGTTTTGTATGCATTTGTAGGAAATTTGCCattgttttcatcaagagttaGTGCTGCTCCAGCTGGGGATACTACAAAAGAAGCCCCAGTAGCGGTTGGGGATGATAAAAAACCATGTTGTGGATGTTTAAGTAGAGATTCTATTGCAAATGCAGCTGCAAAGGTTGGTCCTGCTGTTGTCAATCTGTCTGTCCCACAAG GTATCTATGGGATTACAACTGGAAGGAGTATTGGTTCTGGAACTATTATTGATGCAGATGGTACAATTTTAACATGTGCGCATGTTGTGGTTGAATTTCAAGGCATGCGATCCACAATCAAGGGGAAG GTTGATGTGACTTTGCAAGATGGCCGAACGTTTGAGGGTACAGTAGTGAATGCTGATTTACATTCTGATATTGCAATTGTCAAGATCAAATCTAAAACTCCACTTCCAACTGCAAAATTTGGTTCGTCAAGCAATCTTCGTCCTGGGGACTGGGTGATAGCCATGGGTTGCCCTCTTTCCCTTCAGAATACTATTACAGCGGGTATTGTGAG TTGTGTTGATCGTAAAAGCAGTGATTTGGGTCTAGGAGGGATGCGTAGAGAGTATTTGCAAACGGATTGTGCAATCAACGCG GGAAATTCTGGTGGCCCCCTTGTTAATATTGATGGGGAGATCGTTGGAGTTAATATTATGAAAGTGGTAGCTGCAGATGGATTGAGTTTTGCTGTACCGGTTGACTCGGTTTCCAAAATTATAGAGCATTTCAAGAATAGTGG GAGAGTTATTCGGCCTTGGCTTGGATTGAAAATGCTTGATCTTAATGAGATGATCATTGCTCAGCTTAGAGAAAGAGATGCCAAATTCCCTAAAATTGAGAAAGGCATTCTTGTACCTATG GTAACCCCAGGTTCCCCAGCTGATCTAGCTGGATTCCGTCCAAGTGATGTTGTTGTTGAATTTGATGGGAAACCGGTTGAAAGTATCAAGGAG ATTGTTGAGATAATGGATGATAGAATCGGGAAACCTTTGAAGGTTGTTGTGAAAAGAGCAAATGATGAAGAGGTGATGTTGACTGTGATCCCAGAGGAGGCCAATCCAGATATGTGA